One genomic window of Corynebacterium diphtheriae includes the following:
- the rfbB gene encoding dTDP-glucose 4,6-dehydratase, whose translation MLVTGGAGFIGSNFVRRVLATRPEYRVTVLDKLTYAGNAANLDGCDATLVVGDICDAALVDRLVADSDVVVHFAAESHNDNSLVDPSPFVQTNVVGTFTLLEAARRHDVRFHHVSTDEVFGDLELDDPNRFTEHTPYNPSSPYSATKAGSDHLVRAWVRSFGLRATISHCSNNYGPYQHIEKFIPRQITNILSGLTPKLYGTGEQVRDWIHVDDHNDAVIRILESGRIGQTYIIGADNDHVNNKTVITLICELMGADGFEHVADRPGHDMRYAMDSSTLRAELGWQPRFTDTDTGMREGLLQTIEWYRMHRDWWEPQKAAVEQRYLAQGH comes from the coding sequence ATGCTGGTCACCGGCGGCGCCGGTTTTATTGGTTCGAATTTTGTCAGGCGTGTTCTTGCTACCCGTCCGGAGTATCGGGTCACGGTACTAGATAAGCTGACGTATGCCGGCAACGCCGCAAATTTGGATGGCTGTGATGCCACTTTGGTTGTGGGCGATATTTGTGATGCAGCGTTGGTGGATCGCTTGGTGGCTGACTCGGATGTGGTGGTGCACTTTGCCGCGGAGTCGCATAACGATAATTCTTTGGTGGATCCGTCGCCGTTTGTTCAGACCAATGTGGTGGGTACGTTTACGTTGTTGGAGGCTGCGCGTCGCCATGATGTGCGCTTCCATCATGTGTCTACGGATGAGGTTTTTGGTGACTTGGAGTTGGATGATCCGAATCGTTTTACCGAGCACACGCCGTATAATCCGTCGTCGCCGTATTCGGCAACGAAGGCCGGGTCGGATCATCTGGTACGCGCGTGGGTTCGTTCATTTGGATTGCGTGCAACTATTTCTCATTGTTCCAATAATTATGGTCCTTACCAGCACATTGAGAAGTTTATTCCACGCCAGATCACCAACATTTTAAGTGGGCTCACGCCTAAGTTGTACGGTACAGGCGAGCAGGTGCGCGACTGGATCCATGTGGATGACCACAATGATGCCGTGATCCGGATTCTAGAAAGCGGTCGCATCGGCCAGACCTATATCATCGGTGCAGACAATGATCATGTGAACAACAAAACCGTTATCACACTGATCTGTGAACTCATGGGTGCGGACGGTTTTGAACACGTTGCAGACCGCCCTGGCCACGATATGCGCTATGCCATGGATTCTTCCACCTTGCGTGCAGAGCTCGGCTGGCAGCCACGTTTTACCGATACCGATACCGGCATGCGTGAGGGCTTACTGCAGACTATCGAGTGGTATCGCATGCACCGCGACTGGTGGGAGCCCCAAAAGGCCGCGGTAGAGCAGCGTTATCTAGCCCAAGGGCATTAA
- a CDS encoding M1 family metallopeptidase — translation MNRLRSTPIPGTRDSYTQVDFNLGFHVRHYDVSLDYVVAPNRLKAVVTLSMDNYQPLRSLTLDLSDALTVKSVTAQGTSAVAVKVQKFRHSNHKLRISFSEEIPVDQEFKITVTYSGNPRPIRSTWGLIGWEELSNGSLVASQPNGARSWLPCDDTPDEKALYTMSITCDSPYTVVANGELLGTTRHGSRTQWRYQTQHPMASYLATVQVGQYERYELGAAGEVPVIAYAPPALAAGVRHDFSDQAAMLELFSQLFGPYPFDQYSVVVTEDDLEIPLEAQGLSIFGANHAGGTKQWERLIAHELAHQWFGNSLGLAQWDDIWLNEGFACYAEWLWFEHSAGIPAAVTASQHYERLAQLPADIVVAAPGARDMFDDRVYKRGALTLHALRTLLGSAAFFRAIARYVAAGRHCVVEPVDLRRELLKEVDSSAQLDALWHAWLYETALPECPR, via the coding sequence GTGAACCGGCTTCGCTCTACACCCATTCCTGGTACGCGGGACTCCTATACGCAGGTGGACTTCAACTTAGGGTTTCACGTGCGGCATTACGACGTCTCCTTGGACTATGTGGTTGCGCCGAATCGTTTGAAGGCTGTGGTCACGCTCTCGATGGATAATTATCAGCCACTACGCAGCCTTACGCTGGATCTTTCCGACGCGTTGACGGTGAAGTCGGTGACAGCACAGGGTACGTCGGCGGTGGCTGTGAAGGTGCAGAAGTTCCGACACAGCAACCATAAGCTGCGGATTTCTTTTAGCGAAGAGATCCCCGTGGACCAGGAATTTAAGATCACCGTGACCTATTCTGGTAATCCGCGCCCGATTCGGAGCACTTGGGGGTTGATCGGCTGGGAGGAGCTGAGCAACGGTTCCTTGGTGGCCAGCCAGCCTAATGGTGCGCGTTCGTGGTTGCCGTGTGATGACACTCCCGATGAAAAGGCGCTGTACACCATGAGCATTACGTGCGATTCGCCGTACACGGTGGTGGCTAATGGCGAGTTGTTGGGCACCACGAGGCATGGTTCGCGCACACAGTGGCGCTATCAAACGCAGCATCCGATGGCGAGCTATTTGGCAACAGTGCAGGTTGGGCAATATGAGCGCTATGAGCTTGGTGCCGCAGGTGAGGTTCCCGTAATCGCGTATGCTCCGCCGGCGTTAGCGGCTGGGGTGCGCCATGATTTTTCCGACCAGGCTGCGATGCTAGAGCTGTTTTCTCAGTTGTTTGGCCCCTACCCTTTTGACCAGTATTCGGTGGTTGTAACCGAGGATGATCTTGAGATTCCGTTAGAGGCTCAGGGGTTGTCTATTTTTGGTGCAAATCATGCTGGGGGTACCAAGCAGTGGGAACGGCTGATTGCCCATGAGTTGGCGCATCAGTGGTTTGGTAATTCTTTGGGTCTTGCGCAGTGGGATGATATTTGGCTGAATGAGGGCTTTGCGTGTTATGCGGAGTGGTTGTGGTTTGAGCATTCGGCGGGGATTCCGGCGGCGGTGACGGCGTCCCAGCATTATGAACGTTTAGCGCAGCTTCCTGCAGATATTGTGGTGGCAGCCCCTGGTGCGCGCGATATGTTTGATGATCGTGTGTATAAGCGTGGTGCGTTGACGTTGCATGCGCTTCGCACGCTGCTTGGCAGCGCAGCTTTCTTCCGCGCCATTGCACGTTATGTTGCGGCGGGTCGGCATTGCGTTGTGGAGCCGGTGGATTTGCGTCGTGAGTTGCTCAAGGAAGTGGATTCTTCGGCGCAGCTGGATGCGTTGTGGCATGCGTGGTTGTATGAGACTGCGTTGCCGGAGTGCCCACGGTAA
- a CDS encoding prolyl oligopeptidase family serine peptidase — translation MHHPPVEELELIDSPAALEWAREWSQATQERWSNDALQRSIHEALDTDARIPYVTRRGEYLYNFWRDRDHPRGVWRRTTLESFTSDSPQWQVLIDVDRLAASEEESWVWKGAHVRPHHFDRALIRLSRGGADAVEIREFDLDSGSFVGDHAFTVPEAKTQVCWVDRDTVLVGTDMGAGSLTESGYPARVHVWRRGTNLAEAEEFFCGLSSDLVVSAWAETVPGFERLFVRRALDFYRSRTFIQHDGHLQIIEVPEDCTVVVHREWMYVLPREEYAGIASGGVGAILFEDFLAGRRDFFTVFSPTPQSSVQDLTLTASYVVLTILEDVTSRIEVVDRGAPRSESRRINVGDMVTARVVAADSESDELWLGASSFTQPDTLYRVELGQHTTPEVVKQAPALFDASRMETRQHWATSADGTKIPYFIVGDFSQGPRPTLVGGYGGFEVSLVPGYSSIRGRAWLSKGNYFVQPNLRGGGEFGPHWHESVIRRHRVKVYEDHQAVLEDLRQRGYASQIAVRGGSNGGLLTSVALTRYPEAIDAAVIQVPLTDMLRYHTWSAGASWMAEYGDPDDPAERAVLESYSPLHHVAARAQVVYPPALVTTSTRDDRVHPAHARLFARALEVAGQAVDYWENSEGGHAGAADNAQVAASEAMIYMWLLDALGGVR, via the coding sequence ATGCACCACCCCCCTGTTGAGGAGCTAGAGCTGATCGATTCCCCCGCCGCTCTTGAGTGGGCGCGCGAGTGGTCGCAGGCTACGCAGGAGAGGTGGAGCAACGATGCACTCCAGCGCAGTATTCATGAGGCGTTGGATACGGACGCGCGTATTCCTTATGTGACGAGGCGGGGCGAATATCTGTATAACTTTTGGCGGGATCGCGACCACCCCCGTGGGGTGTGGCGACGTACTACGTTGGAGAGTTTTACCAGCGATTCCCCGCAATGGCAGGTGCTTATCGACGTCGACCGCCTTGCTGCTTCTGAGGAAGAAAGTTGGGTATGGAAGGGCGCTCATGTTCGTCCGCATCATTTTGATCGTGCGTTGATTAGGTTGAGCCGTGGTGGCGCCGACGCGGTGGAAATCCGCGAGTTTGATCTTGATAGTGGCAGTTTTGTTGGAGATCACGCGTTTACGGTTCCGGAGGCCAAGACTCAGGTGTGCTGGGTGGATCGCGATACTGTGCTGGTAGGAACGGATATGGGGGCCGGCAGTTTGACGGAGTCGGGCTATCCGGCGCGGGTTCATGTGTGGCGGCGTGGCACGAATCTTGCTGAGGCTGAGGAGTTTTTCTGCGGTCTTAGCTCGGATTTGGTGGTGTCTGCGTGGGCGGAGACTGTCCCTGGTTTTGAGCGGTTGTTTGTGCGTCGGGCGTTGGATTTTTATCGTTCGCGGACGTTTATTCAGCATGATGGTCATCTGCAGATTATTGAGGTGCCGGAGGATTGCACGGTGGTAGTCCATCGTGAGTGGATGTATGTACTGCCACGTGAGGAGTACGCCGGTATTGCTTCTGGTGGTGTGGGCGCTATTTTGTTTGAGGATTTCTTGGCGGGTCGCAGGGATTTCTTCACGGTGTTTAGTCCTACGCCGCAATCAAGTGTGCAGGATCTTACGTTGACGGCCTCCTATGTGGTGCTCACGATTTTGGAGGATGTGACCAGCCGGATTGAGGTTGTTGATCGCGGGGCTCCGAGGTCGGAGTCGCGACGCATCAATGTCGGCGATATGGTTACCGCGCGTGTGGTGGCGGCGGATTCGGAATCTGATGAGCTGTGGTTGGGGGCATCGTCGTTTACGCAACCCGATACGTTGTATCGCGTTGAGCTTGGCCAACACACTACTCCTGAGGTGGTCAAGCAGGCACCTGCGCTATTTGATGCTTCTCGTATGGAGACGAGGCAGCATTGGGCAACGTCGGCAGATGGCACCAAGATTCCGTATTTTATCGTGGGAGATTTTTCTCAAGGCCCGCGTCCTACGTTGGTGGGCGGCTATGGCGGCTTTGAGGTTTCGCTGGTGCCTGGGTATTCGTCGATACGCGGTCGGGCGTGGCTGAGCAAGGGAAACTATTTTGTACAACCTAATTTGCGCGGTGGTGGCGAGTTCGGTCCGCACTGGCATGAAAGTGTGATTCGGCGTCATCGCGTGAAGGTTTATGAGGACCATCAAGCGGTTTTAGAGGATCTGCGGCAGCGCGGGTATGCCTCGCAGATTGCGGTGCGCGGCGGTTCCAATGGTGGGTTGCTCACGTCGGTGGCGTTAACGCGTTATCCGGAGGCGATTGATGCTGCGGTGATTCAGGTGCCGCTGACGGACATGTTGCGGTATCACACGTGGTCGGCGGGTGCGTCGTGGATGGCGGAGTATGGGGATCCAGATGATCCGGCGGAGCGGGCGGTATTGGAAAGTTATTCGCCGTTGCACCATGTGGCAGCTCGTGCGCAGGTGGTGTATCCGCCGGCGTTGGTGACTACGTCGACACGCGATGATCGTGTCCACCCCGCTCATGCACGTTTGTTTGCCCGTGCTTTGGAGGTTGCTGGGCAGGCTGTGGACTATTGGGAGAATTCGGAGGGCGGCCATGCCGGCGCTGCGGATAATGCGCAGGTGGCGGCGTCGGAGGCCATGATTTATATGTGGCTGCTTGACGCATTGGGAGGCGTACGGTGA
- a CDS encoding alpha/beta hydrolase — protein MKFRRSLAVLSIAATSVVGAMVAPAQAANLNPDTVRGQVAPATVHEGATPGLNPAWREKATGDRVVEMWAHSPSMNRDVPLVVLKAANPGRPTIYLLNGGDGGEGKANWVMQTKALDFYRDKNVNVVIPMAGKFSYYTDWVSEAPSLGGKQNWETFLTKELPGPIERHLGASNKRAIAGLSMSATSALVLAEHAQGFYDATGSFSGCAATSSPLTYHFLRLTLERGGATPEQMWGPQGSEVNRYNDALINAERLRGTEVYVSNNSGTVGKYDLPSSPRLAGNNPATIFATNLITATEGGIIEAGTNLCTHDLKVKMDSLNIPATFNFRNTGTHSWGYWEEDMVASWELFNMAFNK, from the coding sequence ATGAAGTTCCGTCGTTCTCTCGCGGTGCTTTCCATTGCTGCTACATCCGTAGTCGGCGCAATGGTAGCCCCCGCACAAGCAGCTAACCTCAACCCAGACACTGTTCGTGGTCAGGTTGCTCCTGCCACTGTCCATGAAGGTGCAACCCCAGGCCTGAATCCTGCTTGGCGCGAGAAGGCCACCGGCGACCGTGTCGTGGAAATGTGGGCTCACTCCCCTTCCATGAACCGCGATGTGCCCTTGGTTGTTTTGAAGGCAGCTAACCCAGGCCGTCCTACCATCTACCTGCTCAACGGTGGCGATGGTGGCGAGGGTAAGGCTAACTGGGTCATGCAGACCAAGGCTTTGGACTTCTACCGCGATAAAAACGTCAACGTTGTTATCCCTATGGCCGGTAAGTTCTCCTACTACACCGACTGGGTGTCTGAGGCGCCTTCACTCGGCGGCAAGCAGAACTGGGAAACCTTCTTAACCAAGGAGCTCCCAGGACCAATCGAGCGCCACCTCGGTGCTTCCAACAAGCGCGCTATTGCCGGCTTGTCCATGTCTGCTACCAGCGCTTTGGTGCTGGCTGAGCACGCACAGGGCTTCTACGACGCTACTGGTTCCTTCTCCGGTTGTGCTGCAACCTCCAGCCCGCTGACCTACCACTTCCTGCGCCTGACCTTGGAGCGCGGTGGCGCTACCCCTGAGCAGATGTGGGGCCCACAGGGCAGCGAGGTCAACCGTTACAACGATGCTCTGATCAACGCTGAGCGTCTGCGCGGCACTGAGGTGTATGTGTCCAACAACTCGGGCACCGTCGGCAAGTACGATCTGCCTTCTAGCCCTCGTCTTGCTGGCAACAACCCTGCTACCATCTTTGCTACCAACCTGATTACCGCTACTGAGGGCGGCATCATCGAGGCTGGCACCAACCTGTGTACCCACGACCTCAAGGTGAAGATGGATTCGCTGAACATCCCAGCTACCTTCAATTTCCGTAACACTGGCACCCACTCGTGGGGCTACTGGGAAGAGGACATGGTTGCTTCGTGGGAGCTGTTCAACATGGCTTTTAACAAGTAA
- the lpdA gene encoding dihydrolipoyl dehydrogenase, whose translation MTEHYDVVVLGAGPGGYVAAIRAAQLGKKVAVVEKQYWGGVCLNVGCIPSKALLKNAEVAHIFNHEAKTFGISGDVSFDFGAAHKRSRQVSSGIVKGVHYLMKKNKITEIDGLGSFKDAKTIEITEGNDAGKVVTFDDCIIATGSVVRSLPGVTIGGNIVSFEEQILKEEAPKSMVIVGAGAIGMEFAYVLANYGVDITIVEFMDRVLPNEDADVSKEIAKQYKKLGVKLLTGYKTTAITDNGDNVTVEVESKDGSKKDSLTVERCMVSIGFAPRVEGYGLENTGVKLTERGAIEIDDFMRTNVDHIYAIGDVTAKLQLAHVAEAQGVVAAEVIAGAETQELGDYMMMPRATFCNPQVASFGYTEEQAKAKFEGREIKTATFPFSANGKAAGLAETAGFVKIVADAEFGEIVGAHMVGANVSELLPELTLAQRFDLTCEEIGRNVHTHPTLSEAMKEAAEGIMGHMINL comes from the coding sequence GTGACTGAACATTATGACGTAGTAGTACTCGGTGCAGGCCCTGGTGGCTATGTCGCCGCCATCCGCGCAGCCCAGCTTGGCAAGAAGGTTGCAGTCGTTGAAAAGCAGTACTGGGGAGGTGTCTGCCTCAACGTCGGTTGTATCCCTTCCAAGGCGCTTCTGAAAAACGCTGAGGTAGCACACATCTTTAACCATGAGGCAAAGACCTTCGGCATTAGTGGCGACGTGTCCTTTGACTTCGGTGCTGCTCATAAGCGCTCCCGCCAGGTATCTTCCGGAATCGTCAAGGGTGTCCACTACTTGATGAAGAAGAACAAGATCACCGAAATCGACGGCCTCGGCTCCTTTAAAGACGCCAAGACCATCGAGATCACCGAGGGTAACGACGCCGGCAAGGTAGTTACTTTCGATGACTGCATTATCGCCACCGGTTCCGTCGTGCGTTCCCTGCCTGGTGTGACCATCGGCGGTAACATCGTTTCCTTCGAAGAGCAGATCCTCAAGGAAGAAGCACCAAAGTCCATGGTGATCGTGGGCGCCGGCGCTATCGGTATGGAGTTTGCTTACGTTCTCGCTAACTACGGCGTAGACATCACCATCGTGGAATTCATGGACCGCGTACTGCCTAACGAGGATGCAGACGTATCCAAGGAGATCGCAAAGCAGTACAAGAAGCTCGGCGTGAAACTGCTGACCGGTTACAAGACCACCGCCATCACCGATAACGGCGACAACGTCACCGTCGAGGTGGAGTCCAAGGACGGCTCCAAGAAAGACAGCCTCACCGTTGAGCGCTGCATGGTGTCCATCGGATTCGCACCACGTGTTGAAGGCTACGGCCTCGAAAACACCGGTGTGAAGCTCACCGAGCGCGGCGCTATCGAAATCGATGACTTCATGCGCACCAACGTCGACCACATTTACGCAATTGGCGACGTCACCGCGAAATTGCAGCTGGCACACGTTGCAGAAGCACAGGGCGTTGTTGCCGCCGAGGTTATCGCCGGTGCTGAAACCCAAGAGCTGGGCGACTACATGATGATGCCACGCGCTACCTTCTGTAACCCACAGGTTGCCTCCTTCGGCTACACCGAAGAGCAGGCGAAGGCAAAATTCGAAGGCCGCGAGATCAAGACCGCCACCTTCCCATTCTCTGCCAACGGCAAGGCAGCCGGCCTCGCTGAAACTGCAGGCTTTGTCAAGATTGTTGCAGACGCAGAATTTGGCGAGATCGTCGGTGCGCACATGGTTGGCGCAAACGTTTCCGAACTGCTGCCAGAACTCACCTTGGCACAGCGTTTCGACCTCACCTGTGAAGAAATCGGACGCAACGTTCATACGCACCCAACCCTGTCTGAGGCAATGAAGGAAGCCGCAGAAGGAATCATGGGTCACATGATCAACCTCTAA
- a CDS encoding DUF6767 domain-containing protein: MAHTPKCPVRYGEPCTACQPGTSGPNDCQLVQLVREDPELKQLMVEMINKARLGKHGDQC, from the coding sequence ATGGCTCATACCCCTAAGTGCCCCGTGCGGTATGGGGAACCCTGCACGGCATGCCAACCTGGAACCTCGGGGCCAAACGACTGCCAATTAGTTCAATTGGTGCGCGAAGACCCAGAGCTTAAACAGCTGATGGTCGAGATGATTAATAAGGCGCGACTTGGGAAGCATGGGGATCAATGCTGA